The following coding sequences are from one Humulus lupulus chromosome X, drHumLupu1.1, whole genome shotgun sequence window:
- the LOC133803165 gene encoding probable purine permease 11, whose amino-acid sequence MRNMYNRESNSKSEEIASLLSESNPLLNPHFLPNNTPPFNPQNQPSSFTSTAPHTFNDMPDNQEPILSKEEPSPSQLQFAKLKRWQWWFLVALNIIFLLVGQAAAVLLGRFYYDQGGNSKWMATFVQTAAFPLLFIPLFLLSSSSQYPSANFTAPSIKVLASIYFFLGVLIAGDNMLYSIGLLYLSASTYSLICATQLAFNAVFSYFINSQKFTALILNSVVVLSLSAALIAVNDDSGGPAGVSRSKYIIGFICTLAASAIYSLLLSLMQLSFQKVLKRETFSVVLEMQIYTSLVATCAALIGLFASGEWKTLHGEMQGFGKGGFAYVMTLVWTAVAWQVCSVGVVGLIFVVSSLFSNVISTLSLAVTPMASVIIFHDKMNGVKIVAMLMAIWGFASYIYQNYLDDSKAEKTRTSVSESHNDSVC is encoded by the exons ATGAGAAACATGTATAATAGAGAATCGAATTCAAAGAGCGAAGAAATCGCTTCTTTGTTGAGTGAATCCAATCCCCTCTTAAACCCTCACTTCCTTCCCAATAATACTCCACCATTCAACCCCCAAAACCAACCTTCTTCCTTCACTTCCACAGCTCCACACACTTTCAACGACATGCCAG ATAATCAAGAGCCAATCTTATCCAAAGAAGAACCTTCACCATCACAATTACAATTTGCTAAACTTAAGCGCTGGCAATGGTGGTTTTTGGTGGCGCTCAATATAATATTCCTTCTGGTTGGTCAGGCAGCTGCTGTTTTACTTGGCCGATTTTATTATGACCAGGGTGGTAATAGTAAATGGATGGCTACTTTTGTCCAAACTGCAGCCTTCCCACTCCTCTTTATccctctttttcttctttcttcttcttcccaatATCCTTCAGCCAATTTTACTGCACCTTCCATTAAAGTACTTGCCTCTATTTACTTCTTTCTTGGAGTTCTTATAGCTGGTGACAATATGTTGTACTCCATTGGACTCTTATATCTCTCAGCCTCTACCTACTCCCTTATTTGTGCAACCCAATTAGCTTTCAATGCAGTTTTCTCATACTTTATCAATTCTCAGAAGTTCACTGCCTTGATTCTTAACTCTGTGGTTGTCCTATCACTATCTGCTGCCCTCATTGCCGTCAATGATGACTCTGGTGGACCAGCAGGAGTCTCAAGGTCAAAGTACATCATCGGTTTCATTTGCACACTCGCAGCTTCTGCAATATACTCTCTTTTACTTTCTCTTATGCAACTTTCATTCCAAAAGGTTCTGAAACGGGAAACCTTCTCTGTGGTACTGGAAATGCAAATCTATACATCATTGGTGGCCACTTGTGCTGCTCTCATTGGTCTTTTTGCTAGTGGAGAGTGGAAGACTTTGCATGGAGAAATGCAGGGTTTCGGTAAAGGAGGATTCGCTTATGTGATGACTTTGGTTTGGACAGCTGTGGCTTGGCAAGTTTGCTCGGTTGGTGTTGTGGGACTGATATTTGTggtctcttctctcttctccaaTGTAATTAGCACTCTCTCTTTGGCTGTAACCCCAATGGCTTCTGTGATAATTTTTCACGACAAGATGAATGGTGTCAAGATAGTTGCTATGCTTATGGCAATATGGGGTTTCGCCTCTTACATTTATCAGAACTATCTTGATGATTCTAAGGCAGAAAAAACACGAACTAGTGTTTCTGAATCCCACAATGATTCTGTATGTTGA